Below is a window of Enterobacter kobei DNA.
TTGTGCCGGAGCGGTGCCGCTGAGGGCCAACGCTGCCGGGCAGCAACTGCCGTTGCCTATTCCCCCGCTACTGGAATCCCGCCGCGGCCAGCCGCTGTTTCTGACGCTTCAGCGCACCCACTGGTCCTTTACCCAGGGTACCCGCGCGCCGGTGTGGGGGATCAACGGTCGCTATCTGGGGCCGACGATCCGCGTCTGGAACGGCGACGACGTGAAGCTGATCTACAGCAATCGCATGACGGAAAACGTCGCCATGACCGTGAGCGGCCTGCAGGTGCCAGGCCCGCTGATGGGCGGTCCGGCGCGTATGATGTCCCCCAACGCCGACTGGGCACCGGTACTGCCGGTACGCCAGAACGCCGCCACCCTCTGGTATCACGCCAACACCCCAAACCGCACCGCCGAGCAGGTGTATAACGGACTGGCGGGGCTGTGGCTGGTGGAAGATGACGTCAGCAAATCCCTGCCGATCCCGAATCATTACGGCGTTGACGATATTCCGGTCATTATTCAGGACAAGCGTCTGGATAACTTTGGCACGCCGGAATACAGCGAGCCGGGCAGTGGCGGCTTTGTCGGCGATACGCTGCTGGCAAACGGCGTGCAGGGGCCGTATGTCGAAGTGTCCCGCGGCTGGGTGCGTCTGCGTCTGCTGAATGCTTCTAATGCGCGGCGTTATCAGCTTCAGATGAGCGATGGCCGCCCGCTGCATGTTATTTCTGGCGATCAGGGCTTTCTGCCTGCGCCGGTGTCGGTGAAACAGCTGTCGCTGGCACCGGGCGAGCGCCGGGAGATCCTGGTGGACATGACCAACGGCGATGAAGTGTCGATTACCTGCGGGGAAGCGGCGAGCATTGTCGATCGTATTCGCGGCTTCTTTGAGCCGTCGAGTATTCTGATCTCCACGCTGGTGTTGACGCTGCGCCCGACCGGCCTGTTGCCGCTGGTTACTGACAGTCTGCCGATGCGCCTGTTGCCGAGCGAACTGCTGACCGGTACGCCGGTGCGCAGCCGTGATATCAGCCTCGGTGACGATCCGGGTATCAATGGGCAGCTGTGGGACATTCAGCGTCTGGATATTACTGCCCAGCAGGGCACCTGGGAGCGCTGGACGGTACGCGCCGATACGCCGCAGGCATTCCATATCGAAGGCGTCAGTTTCCAGATCCGCAACGTCAACGGTGCCATTCCGTTCCCGGAAGATCGCGGCATGAAAGACACCGTGTGGGTGGATGGTCAGGTGGAACTGCTGGTGTACTTCGGGCAGCCGTCATGGCCGCATTTCCCCTTCCAGTACTACAGCCAGACGCTGGAGATGGCGGATCGCGGCTCCATCGGGCAACTGCTGGTTAATCCTGCTCCCTGATTTTTCCCCTCACCCTAACCCTCTCCCCTGGGAGAGGGCACGGAGTGGTGCTCCCCCTCTCCCTAAGGGAGAGGGCCGGGGTGAGGGGATAAATGAGGGTGATTTTTAAACAATAAACCTTCATTAAATCCGGTATTACAGCGTATAATCCCCGCCCTTCGAATTCGATAACTACCCCCCGGAAGCATTATGAGCGCTATTTCCCTGATCCAGCCGGATCGCGACCTCTTTTCATGGCCGCAATACTGGGCGGCCTGCTTTGGCCCCGCACCCTTTTTGCCCATGTCACGTGAGGAAATGGATCAACTTGGCTGGGACAGCTGCGACATCATTCTGGTTACCGGGGATGCGTATGTCGATCACCCGAGTTTCGGCATGGCGATCTGTGGACGTATGCTGGAAGCACAGGGCTTTCGCGTGGGGATCATCGCCCAGCCGGACTGGAACAGCAAAGACGACTTTATGCGTCTTGGTAAACCGAATCTGTTCTTCGGCGTGACCGCGGGCAACATGGACTCGATGATCAACCGTTACACCGCCGATCGTAAACTGCGCCACGACGACGCCTACACGCCGGATAATGTGGCGGGTAAACGCCCTGACCGCGCGACTCTGGTTTATACCCAGCGCTGTAAAGAAGCCTGGAAAGATGTGCCGGTGATCCTGGGCGGTATCGAAGCCAGCCTGCGCCGTACCGCGCACTATGATTACTGGTCTGATACCGTGCGCCGTTCCGTGCTGGTGGACTCGAAAGCCGATATGCTGATCTTCGGCAACGGCGAGCGTCCGCTGGTGGAAGTGGCGCATCGACTCTCGCAGGGTGAACCGGTGAGCAGTATCCGCGATGTGCGCAATACCGCCATCATGGTGAAAGAAGCGCTGCCGGGCTGGAGCGGCGTGGATTCACGGATCATCGATATGCCGGGTAAAATCGATCCGATCCCGCATCCGTATGGCGAGGATCTGCCCTGCGCGGATAACAAACCTGTTGCACCGAAGAAAGCCGAAGCAAAAGCCGTTGTCGTGCAGCCGCCGCGTCCGAAACCCTGGGAAAAAACTTACGTGCTGCTGCCATCCTTTGAGAAGGTAAAAGCCGATAAAGTGCTGTACGCCCACGCCTCGCGTATTCTGCACCATGAAACTAACCCAGGCTGC
It encodes the following:
- the ftsP gene encoding cell division protein FtsP, which encodes MSLSRRQFIQASGVALCAGAVPLRANAAGQQLPLPIPPLLESRRGQPLFLTLQRTHWSFTQGTRAPVWGINGRYLGPTIRVWNGDDVKLIYSNRMTENVAMTVSGLQVPGPLMGGPARMMSPNADWAPVLPVRQNAATLWYHANTPNRTAEQVYNGLAGLWLVEDDVSKSLPIPNHYGVDDIPVIIQDKRLDNFGTPEYSEPGSGGFVGDTLLANGVQGPYVEVSRGWVRLRLLNASNARRYQLQMSDGRPLHVISGDQGFLPAPVSVKQLSLAPGERREILVDMTNGDEVSITCGEAASIVDRIRGFFEPSSILISTLVLTLRPTGLLPLVTDSLPMRLLPSELLTGTPVRSRDISLGDDPGINGQLWDIQRLDITAQQGTWERWTVRADTPQAFHIEGVSFQIRNVNGAIPFPEDRGMKDTVWVDGQVELLVYFGQPSWPHFPFQYYSQTLEMADRGSIGQLLVNPAP